The genomic interval AATCAATGACAACAATACATCTCACAACCAAAATAAAAGCACCAAAACAAATCGTTTTCGACGCTTCAAGAAATATCGATATTCACCAGCAATCTGCGAGCCCAACAAAAGAGAAAGCAATTGCCGGCGTAACTTCTGGTTTAATAAATTTAAATGAAACGGTAACTTGGCGCGGCAAACATTTTGGATTTTACTTAACACACAAAACCCGGATTCCGGTAATGATTTTCTATGATTATTTTGTAGATGAAATGGAGGAAGGAAAATTCAAATCGTTCAGACATGAACATATTTTTGAGGAAGAAAACGGCGTAACAACCATGAAAGATGTATTACAATATGAAACTCCGTTTGGGATATTCGGAGAACTTTTTGATATTTTATTTTTAGAAAAACATCTTACTAATTTTCTTTTGGAAAGAAATAAAGTTTTGAAAGAAGTTTCGGAAAACCATAATTGATAATTGTTTGGATTTTATTTCACGCAGATTCAAACAGATTTTCGCAGATTTTGCAGATAAAAAAATTCAATTGCCTCCAGTTTTAACTGGAGGCAAATTATATTAAACATTCTTGGCTTTAGCCAAATGAAAAAGTTTGGCTAAAACCCTTATTCGAGATATTTCTTTAACCTCCAGCTAAAGCTGGAGGCAATTCATTTTTGTTTTAAAAAAACACAAGCATCAACCACCAAAAAATGGGCACACTTTCGACCCAAAAGGAAGTATAATATTTGGAGCGTTCTGTATTGGCAAAGAAAATAAAAAGCATTAAAGTTACAACCATAATAAGGTTGATAATAAGATCGTGAACTGTAAAAGACAAAGTTCCT from Flavobacterium sp. carries:
- a CDS encoding SRPBCC family protein, giving the protein MTTIHLTTKIKAPKQIVFDASRNIDIHQQSASPTKEKAIAGVTSGLINLNETVTWRGKHFGFYLTHKTRIPVMIFYDYFVDEMEEGKFKSFRHEHIFEEENGVTTMKDVLQYETPFGIFGELFDILFLEKHLTNFLLERNKVLKEVSENHN